From a region of the Polynucleobacter corsicus genome:
- the trxC gene encoding thioredoxin TrxC has product MIIHCPHCNKGNRVPTEKLNQTPICGACQQELLSLPINATAANFSELVTQSVMPVIVDFWAPWCGPCKMFEPIFQGSAIAHANQILFVKVNTEAEQALGSQWNIRSIPTLTGFKGGKEVHRVSGALPPAELEQFVKQLTI; this is encoded by the coding sequence ATGATTATTCATTGTCCGCATTGCAATAAAGGAAATCGTGTTCCTACTGAAAAGCTCAATCAAACGCCTATTTGCGGAGCCTGCCAACAAGAACTCCTATCGCTTCCGATTAACGCCACAGCGGCTAACTTTAGCGAACTCGTAACTCAATCTGTCATGCCAGTGATAGTCGATTTTTGGGCACCATGGTGCGGACCCTGCAAAATGTTCGAGCCCATTTTTCAGGGAAGTGCCATTGCCCATGCAAATCAAATTTTGTTTGTGAAAGTTAATACCGAGGCAGAGCAAGCACTCGGATCGCAATGGAATATCCGATCAATACCAACTCTGACGGGATTTAAGGGTGGTAAAGAAGTGCACCGTGTTAGTGGTGCTCTACCGCCAGCCGAACTAGAGCAATTTGTAAAGCAGTTGACTATTTAG
- the rlmB gene encoding 23S rRNA (guanosine(2251)-2'-O)-methyltransferase RlmB translates to MKQILVGFHAVQARLRVDAASLKSVYFDPSRRDRRMGDFLKQAEEILGERLHAADAERLHKLAGHDRHQGVVALAEKMTIARTITEVVEDAESNQSKVMFLVLDGVTDPHNFGACLRVADGAGVDAVVIPKDRSASINATVSKVSSGASEVMPVITVTNLVRSMKEMQEAGVWLIGTDDEAEKSIYDLDLTGPIGIVMGAEGEGMRRLTRETCDELVRIPMKGVVESLNVSVASGVCLYEALRQRLSKEPK, encoded by the coding sequence ATGAAGCAAATATTAGTTGGTTTTCATGCAGTACAAGCGCGCTTACGAGTGGACGCAGCAAGTCTGAAGTCAGTATATTTTGATCCTAGTCGGCGTGATCGTCGTATGGGTGATTTTCTTAAGCAGGCTGAAGAAATTCTAGGTGAAAGACTGCATGCCGCCGATGCAGAGCGCCTTCACAAACTCGCAGGTCATGATCGCCATCAAGGCGTGGTGGCTCTGGCAGAGAAGATGACCATTGCTCGTACCATTACTGAAGTAGTTGAGGATGCGGAAAGCAATCAAAGTAAGGTAATGTTCTTAGTCTTAGATGGCGTAACCGATCCCCATAACTTTGGTGCATGCTTGCGTGTCGCTGATGGTGCGGGTGTGGATGCTGTAGTTATTCCTAAAGATCGTTCAGCCTCAATTAATGCCACTGTGAGTAAAGTGTCGAGCGGCGCTTCTGAGGTAATGCCTGTGATTACCGTTACCAATCTGGTTCGAAGTATGAAAGAAATGCAAGAAGCGGGCGTTTGGCTAATCGGTACTGATGATGAAGCTGAAAAATCGATCTACGACTTAGATCTGACTGGTCCCATCGGCATCGTTATGGGCGCAGAGGGTGAGGGCATGCGCCGCTTAACTCGTGAGACTTGTGATGAGTTGGTACGTATTCCGATGAAGGGTGTCGTAGAGAGTCTGAACGTATCCGTTGCTAGTGGCGTCTGTTTGTACGAAGCGTTGAGGCAGCGTTTATCCAAAGAGCCTAAATAG
- the rnr gene encoding ribonuclease R yields MRKAKNLVPREADRLGTVQGHRDGFGFVIPDDGGEDIFLSEREMSRVMHADRVNVRVLGTDRRGRPEGQIVDVILHANKVVIGRLLNENGVLIVAPEDKRIGHDILIPPKGQGNAKLGQVVSVEIIDYPDSYRQAVGRVVEVLGEIDDPGMEIEIAVRKYGVPHEFSVAAKKEAEALPDAVQQSDLEGRVDLRDVPLVTIDGADARDFDDAVYCEPVMHGKSKAWRLIVAIADVSHYVKPGHPLDDEGLLRATSVYFPRRVIPMLPEKISNGLCSLNPGVDRLCMVCDSVVDNNGVVLAYQFYPAVMHSAQRFTYDTVWEILSNSKGPEATRFGQLRPLLTNLYSLYKILLDARQKRGAIEFETTETQIISNELGKILRIEPRLRNDAHRLIEECMLTANVCAADFIDKNKHLSLYRVHGEPSEEKLVTLRQVLRTSGLSLGGGEKPKPKDYAKLMREIKERPDANMLQSVVLRSMQQAMYQPDNEGHFGLAYPAYSHFTSPIRRYPDLLTHRVIKAILTKKPYTPVLPPTIPLNLTLPRKGKGRENAVNAKKSHSDAKEAAANGTCLPKLPKGANAAMPIWGQLGVHCSSNERRADEASRDVEAWLKCYYMRDHLGQEYAGTVTSVATFGLFIQLENLFVEGMIHVTELGGDYFQYDEARQELRGERTGIRYRLGDRVHVLVSRVDLDARKIEFSLVKSVGLEPGGTTNRRQIVLASDTGRPNKKAAPKKGRPGSKEPQKHSGVNVNAAKSAGNLGANQSKNQAGRTASKVAKSGKPTRPAGKPAGTKPPVRSTKARRK; encoded by the coding sequence ATGCGTAAAGCAAAAAACTTGGTGCCACGAGAGGCTGACCGCTTAGGTACAGTCCAGGGTCACCGAGATGGATTCGGATTTGTTATCCCAGATGATGGCGGTGAAGATATTTTTCTTTCTGAAAGAGAAATGTCCCGTGTCATGCACGCAGACAGGGTCAATGTCAGAGTATTGGGAACAGATCGGCGCGGTCGCCCAGAGGGTCAGATCGTCGATGTCATTTTGCACGCCAATAAAGTAGTCATTGGGCGTCTCTTGAATGAGAATGGTGTTTTGATTGTTGCGCCAGAAGACAAGCGCATTGGCCACGATATTTTGATTCCACCAAAAGGCCAAGGTAACGCTAAATTAGGTCAGGTAGTCAGCGTGGAGATCATTGACTATCCAGATAGCTACCGTCAAGCCGTTGGTCGTGTTGTCGAGGTGCTAGGTGAAATCGATGATCCGGGTATGGAAATCGAAATCGCTGTCCGTAAATATGGCGTGCCTCACGAATTTTCAGTAGCTGCAAAAAAAGAAGCGGAGGCCTTGCCTGATGCTGTTCAGCAGTCTGATTTAGAAGGTCGCGTGGATTTGCGCGATGTTCCTTTGGTCACGATCGACGGTGCCGATGCTCGTGACTTTGATGATGCGGTGTATTGCGAACCGGTGATGCACGGCAAGAGCAAGGCTTGGCGCCTGATTGTCGCGATTGCTGACGTATCTCATTATGTAAAGCCAGGACATCCTTTGGATGACGAAGGGCTGCTGCGTGCGACTTCAGTGTATTTCCCAAGAAGGGTAATACCGATGCTGCCAGAGAAGATCTCTAACGGTCTTTGCTCCCTCAACCCTGGGGTTGATCGCTTGTGCATGGTGTGTGATTCTGTAGTCGACAACAATGGTGTGGTGTTGGCTTACCAGTTCTACCCTGCAGTGATGCATTCTGCACAGCGCTTTACATATGACACGGTGTGGGAGATTCTTTCTAACAGTAAAGGTCCTGAAGCGACACGCTTTGGGCAGCTCAGACCTCTGCTAACTAACCTCTATTCCCTGTATAAGATTTTGCTAGACGCACGTCAAAAACGTGGCGCTATCGAGTTTGAAACAACTGAAACCCAAATCATCAGCAATGAGCTGGGTAAGATCTTGCGCATTGAACCCCGTCTACGTAATGACGCACACCGCTTGATCGAAGAGTGCATGTTGACAGCAAACGTCTGTGCGGCAGATTTCATTGATAAAAATAAGCATCTCAGTCTTTACCGCGTACACGGTGAACCTTCCGAAGAGAAGTTGGTCACTTTGCGCCAAGTTTTACGTACCTCTGGCTTGTCATTGGGAGGCGGTGAAAAGCCGAAACCAAAAGACTATGCCAAGCTGATGCGCGAAATTAAAGAGCGTCCCGATGCCAACATGCTGCAGTCGGTTGTTTTGCGTTCTATGCAGCAGGCAATGTACCAGCCTGATAACGAGGGCCACTTTGGTCTTGCGTATCCTGCGTACTCACATTTCACAAGCCCAATTCGTCGCTATCCTGATCTACTTACCCATCGCGTCATTAAAGCAATTCTCACTAAGAAACCTTACACGCCAGTATTGCCGCCAACGATTCCCTTAAATCTCACTTTGCCACGCAAGGGTAAGGGTCGTGAAAATGCTGTGAATGCCAAGAAGTCTCATAGCGATGCAAAAGAGGCTGCAGCTAATGGCACATGTTTACCTAAATTGCCTAAGGGCGCTAATGCGGCAATGCCTATTTGGGGTCAACTGGGTGTGCATTGCTCATCGAATGAGCGCCGTGCGGATGAGGCATCTCGTGATGTAGAAGCTTGGCTCAAGTGCTACTACATGCGCGATCATTTAGGTCAAGAATATGCTGGCACTGTCACTAGTGTAGCTACATTTGGTTTATTCATACAACTGGAAAACCTCTTTGTTGAGGGCATGATCCATGTAACTGAGTTGGGTGGTGATTACTTCCAATACGATGAAGCCCGTCAAGAATTGCGTGGCGAGAGAACTGGTATTCGTTATCGCTTGGGTGATCGGGTGCACGTATTAGTCAGTCGAGTAGACTTAGATGCGCGTAAAATTGAATTTAGTTTGGTGAAATCGGTTGGCTTAGAGCCGGGTGGCACCACCAATCGTCGCCAAATCGTATTGGCTAGCGATACCGGTAGACCCAATAAAAAAGCTGCGCCTAAAAAAGGTCGCCCTGGTAGCAAGGAACCGCAGAAGCATTCTGGTGTAAATGTAAATGCCGCTAAATCTGCTGGTAATCTTGGTGCAAATCAATCCAAGAATCAAGCTGGACGAACCGCAAGTAAAGTTGCGAAGTCTGGGAAGCCCACAAGACCTGCTGGCAAACCGGCAGGTACAAAACCACCTGTTCGCAGCACTAAAGCGCGCCGTAAATAA
- a CDS encoding 4-oxalocrotonate tautomerase — translation MPLIQVQIFEGRSDEVKREYAKAITEAAVKIMGCSAESVDVIYRDVKKSDWATAGKLWSD, via the coding sequence ATGCCATTAATTCAAGTTCAGATATTTGAGGGCCGTAGCGATGAGGTCAAGCGTGAGTACGCCAAGGCAATTACGGAGGCGGCTGTCAAAATTATGGGATGCAGCGCTGAATCAGTGGATGTTATTTATCGAGATGTTAAGAAATCAGATTGGGCGACTGCTGGCAAGTTATGGAGTGATTAA